Proteins from one Gorilla gorilla gorilla isolate KB3781 chromosome Y, NHGRI_mGorGor1-v2.1_pri, whole genome shotgun sequence genomic window:
- the LOC129530299 gene encoding testis-specific chromodomain protein Y 1-like encodes MASQEFEVETIVDKRQDKNGNTQYLVRWKGYDKQDDTWEPEQHLMNCEKCVHDFNRRQTEKQKKLTWTTTSRIFSNNARRRTSRSTKANYSKNSPKTLVTDKHHRSKNRKLFAASKNVRRKSASTLSDTKNMEIINSTIETLAPDSPFNHKKTVSGFQKLEKLDPIAADQQDTVVFKVTEGKLLRDPLSRPGAEQAGIQNKTQIHPLMSQMSGSVTASMATGSATRKGIVVLIDPLAANGTTDMHTSVPRVKGGQRNITDDSRDQPFVKKMHFTIRLTESASTYRNIIVKKEDGFTQIVLSTRSTEKNALNTEVIKEMVNALNSAAADDSKLVLFSAAGSVFCCGLDFGYFVKHLRNDRNRASLEMVDTIKNFVNTFIQFKKPIVVSVNGPAIGLGASILPLCDLVWANEKAWFQTPYTTFGQSPDGCSSITFPKMMGKASANEMLIAGRKLTAREACAKGLVSQVFLTGTFTQEVMIQIKELASYNPIVLEECKALVRCNIKLELEQANERECEVLRKIWSSAQGIESMLKYVENKIDEF; translated from the coding sequence ATGgcttcccaggagtttgaggttgaaaCTATTGTTGACAAAAGACAGGATAAAAATGGGAATACACAGTATTTGGTTCGGTGGAAAGGTTATGACAAACAGGATGACACTTGGGAACCAGAGCAGCACCTCATGAACTGTGAAAAATGCGTACATGATTTTAATAGACGAcagactgaaaaacagaaaaaactgaCATGGACTACAACCAGTAGAATTTTTTCAAACAATGCCAGAAGAAGAACTTCCAGATCTACAAAAGCAAACTATTCTAAGAACTCCCCTAAAACGCTAGTGACTGATAAACACCACAGGTCCAAAAACCGCAAGTTATTTGCTGCCAGCAAGAACGTTAGGAGAAAGTCAGCTTCAACTCTCTCCGACACAAAGAATATGGAGATAATAAATTCAACTATCGAGACCCTTGCACCTGACAGCCCCTTTAACCACAAGAAAACTGTTAGTGGCTTTCAGAAACTTGAGAAACTGGACCCTATTGCAGCAGATCAGCAGGACACGGTGGTCTTCAAGGTGACAGAAGGGAAACTCCTCCGGGACCCTTTGTCACGTCCTGGTGCAGAACAGGCTGGAATACAGAACAAGACTCAGATACACCCACTAATGTCGCAGATGTCTGGCTCAGTTACTGCTTCCATGGCCACAGGTTCAGCTACCCGAAAAGGTATAGTGGTATTAATAGACCCATTAGCAGCCAATGGGACAACAGACATGCATACCTCAGTTCCAAGAGTGAAAGGTGGGCAAAGAAATATTACTGATGACAGCAGAGACCAGCCTTTTGTCAAGAAGATGCACTTCACCATAAGGCTAACAGAAAGTGCCAGCACATACAGAAACATTATAGTGAAGAAAGAGGATGGATTCACCCAGATAGTGCTGTCAACTAGATCGACAGAAAAAAATGCACTGAATACAGAAGTAATTAAAGAAATGGTTAATGctttgaatagtgctgctgcaGATGACAGCAAGCTCGTGCTGTTCAGTGCAGCTGGAAGTGTCTTTTGCTGCGGTCTTGATTTTGGGTACTTTGTGAAACACTTAAGGAATGACAGAAACAGAGCAAGCCTTGAAATGGTGGACACCATCAAGAACTTTGTGAATActtttattcaatttaaaaagcCTATTGTTGTATCAGTCAATGGCCCTGCCATTGGACTAGGTGCATCCATCCTGCCTCTTTGTGATCTCGTGTGGGCTAATGAAAAGGCTTGGTTCCAAACCCCTTATACGACCTTTGGACAGAGTCCAGATGGCTGTTCTTCTATTACATTCCCCAAAATGATGGGTAAAGCATCTGCCAATGAAATGTTAATTGCCGGGCGAAAGCTGACAGCACGGGAGGCATGCGCCAAAGGCCTGGTCTCTCAGGTATTTTTGACTGGAACTTTCACCCAAGAGGTTATGATTCAAATTAAGGAGCTTGCCTCATACAATCCAATTGTACTGGAAGAATGTAAGGCCCTTGTTCGCTGTAATATTAAGTTGGAGTTGGAACAGGCCAATGAGAGAGAGTGTGAGGTGCTGAGGAAGATCTGGAGCTCAGCCCAAGGGATAGAATCCATGTTAAAGTACgttgaaaataaaattgatgagTTTTGA